From a single Deltaproteobacteria bacterium genomic region:
- a CDS encoding AAA family ATPase, which produces MKGPHDKIPDQKELEKELNKYLEKKYGDRVKLVVSTLVPKVSPEQRDEKGKTLKKPSPYINFDMKPEELISYLNSFIVKQDEAKEILATKICTHYNKTKFMIKKGNESGPGVGNVKNNIIMIGPTGVGKTYMIRLIAKKIGVPFVKGDATKFSETGYVGGDVEDLLRDLVYEANNDIEKAQYGIIYIDEIDKIASSGNIIGPDVSRTGVQRALLKPMEETEVDLRVPHDPISQMEAIERYRRTGKKEKKTINTRNILFIVSGAFNGLEDIIKKRMNKEGIGFGAEIKSKDEKAEYLKHVSAEDLIDYGFESEFIGRLPVIAVFHQLEAEDLYNILKNPNSPIITSKKNDFRSYGIDLQIEDEALWKMAQMAYQERTGARGLISAIEKVLLKFERKLPSTDIKELVVTKEMAEDTEGELQKILKNPHNEERLRQYRELVAQEREEMKDYLKARKMEFLSRYGAIFTDSRLDLVVDRVIKKEMDVNSAFEEVLSTYYQIKGFEKSFLERHGIEINLDEEAMDLLLAWILKEERDIKEILPTLDSLFEPALKLIRDKAGVNSFSISKEGVENPEAYLNGLIKNVYRKIYNDVSEKRP; this is translated from the coding sequence ATGAAAGGGCCCCATGACAAGATTCCGGACCAAAAAGAGCTCGAGAAAGAGCTGAACAAGTACCTGGAGAAAAAGTACGGCGATAGGGTAAAGTTGGTGGTCTCTACCCTTGTTCCCAAAGTCTCCCCTGAGCAAAGGGACGAGAAGGGAAAGACGCTGAAGAAGCCCTCCCCTTACATTAACTTCGATATGAAGCCTGAGGAACTCATCTCTTACCTCAATTCCTTCATCGTCAAACAGGATGAAGCCAAAGAGATCCTAGCCACCAAGATCTGCACGCACTATAACAAGACCAAGTTCATGATAAAAAAGGGGAATGAATCTGGCCCTGGGGTGGGAAATGTCAAGAACAACATCATCATGATCGGCCCTACTGGGGTGGGGAAGACATATATGATAAGGCTCATTGCCAAAAAGATCGGGGTCCCCTTTGTAAAAGGAGACGCCACCAAGTTCAGCGAGACAGGATATGTGGGGGGTGATGTGGAGGACCTGCTGCGGGATCTGGTTTACGAGGCCAACAACGATATAGAGAAGGCCCAATATGGGATCATATACATCGATGAGATCGACAAAATAGCCAGCAGCGGCAACATCATCGGTCCTGATGTCTCGAGAACAGGGGTGCAGAGGGCCTTGTTGAAGCCTATGGAAGAGACGGAGGTGGACCTGCGTGTACCCCACGACCCCATCTCCCAAATGGAGGCCATTGAGAGATATCGCCGGACAGGTAAAAAAGAAAAGAAGACTATAAACACCAGAAATATCCTCTTTATTGTGAGCGGGGCCTTTAATGGCTTGGAGGACATCATCAAGAAGCGGATGAACAAAGAGGGGATCGGCTTTGGGGCGGAGATCAAGTCCAAAGATGAGAAGGCTGAGTATCTGAAACATGTCTCCGCCGAGGACCTGATCGATTATGGATTTGAATCGGAGTTCATCGGGCGCCTACCCGTTATCGCCGTCTTTCACCAATTGGAGGCAGAGGATCTCTATAACATCTTGAAAAACCCCAACAGCCCTATCATCACAAGCAAAAAGAATGACTTTCGCTCTTACGGCATCGACCTCCAGATTGAGGATGAGGCCCTTTGGAAGATGGCCCAGATGGCCTACCAGGAACGCACTGGGGCCAGAGGATTGATCAGCGCTATTGAGAAGGTCCTCCTGAAATTCGAGAGGAAACTCCCTTCCACAGATATCAAGGAACTAGTGGTAACCAAGGAGATGGCCGAGGACACAGAGGGTGAACTTCAGAAGATCTTAAAAAATCCTCATAACGAAGAGAGGCTGAGGCAATACAGAGAATTGGTGGCACAGGAGAGGGAAGAGATGAAGGACTATTTAAAGGCCCGCAAGATGGAATTCTTGAGCCGATATGGGGCCATATTTACTGACAGCCGCTTAGACCTCGTCGTGGATAGGGTGATAAAAAAAGAGATGGACGTAAACTCGGCCTTTGAGGAGGTCCTGTCCACCTATTATCAGATCAAGGGTTTTGAAAAATCCTTCTTGGAGAGGCATGGCATCGAGATCAATCTGGATGAGGAGGCTATGGACCTTCTGCTGGCCTGGATATTAAAAGAGGAGAGGGACATCAAGGAGATCCTTCCCACCTTAGATAGCCTTTTCGAACCTGCCCTGAAATTGATCAGGGATAAGGCGGGAGTGAATTCCTTTTCCATCTCCAAAGAGGGGGTAGAAAATCCTGAGGCCTACTTGAATGGACTGATAAAAAATGTATATCGCAAGATCTACAATGATGTAAGTGAGAAAAGGCCATGA
- a CDS encoding DUF401 family protein, whose protein sequence is MELLRIILVFALIIVLLVRKVELWATLAIGGVTLGLLCRLPWVKIGGEFFHGLLEPKTIKLVGALFFILLLSEIMRETGGMRKMIDSFGAITRDLRAVVALLPAMIGLMPIMGGALVSAPLVVEASDALRLSPERRTFLNYWFRHIWEYFLPTYPGVILTSALLGVSLRDIAAYNSPLTLAAIGGGIAFGFRGVGKGEEGKWGKGIVEGIRGVLFSLFPLLVVLVMVILLKVELVYSLMLAIGIELLRGRIGWRKTKEMVLRNLSSAKLLLSVIMVVYFQRMLGATQAVGSFHDSLCQVGISPLFLLVVLPFAIGLMTGVTIAFVGVAFPILLPVMQGRDNLLLYLMFAYVSGFCGVLLSPLHLCLVLTKDYFRAEMRKVYRLLFPPVSAVWGIGALIFSFHVVGIGG, encoded by the coding sequence GTGGAGCTTTTAAGAATAATTCTAGTCTTCGCATTGATCATTGTTCTATTGGTACGGAAGGTGGAACTATGGGCCACCTTGGCTATCGGGGGGGTCACCCTTGGCCTCCTTTGCAGGCTTCCTTGGGTGAAGATAGGCGGGGAATTCTTCCATGGACTCCTGGAGCCCAAGACCATTAAGCTCGTAGGCGCCCTCTTTTTCATACTCTTGCTCAGTGAGATCATGAGGGAGACAGGGGGGATGCGCAAGATGATCGATTCCTTCGGGGCGATCACCAGAGACCTCCGGGCGGTGGTGGCCTTGTTGCCGGCGATGATAGGGTTGATGCCCATCATGGGGGGCGCATTGGTCTCAGCCCCCTTGGTCGTCGAGGCCTCCGATGCCTTGAGGCTCTCTCCCGAGAGGAGGACCTTTCTCAACTACTGGTTTCGCCATATTTGGGAATATTTTCTCCCCACCTATCCAGGGGTGATCCTCACCTCGGCCCTGTTAGGGGTATCCTTGAGGGACATCGCCGCCTACAATTCTCCCCTTACCCTTGCCGCCATAGGAGGGGGGATCGCCTTCGGTTTTCGCGGTGTGGGCAAAGGTGAGGAAGGGAAGTGGGGCAAGGGGATAGTGGAGGGGATAAGGGGGGTACTTTTCTCCCTCTTTCCATTGTTGGTGGTTTTAGTCATGGTCATCCTCCTGAAGGTGGAATTGGTGTATTCCCTGATGCTGGCCATCGGGATAGAGCTCCTGCGGGGAAGGATAGGATGGAGGAAGACCAAGGAGATGGTTTTGCGCAATTTGTCGTCCGCAAAACTCCTGCTTAGCGTGATCATGGTCGTTTATTTCCAGCGGATGTTGGGGGCCACACAGGCAGTAGGCAGCTTCCATGACAGCCTCTGCCAGGTGGGTATCTCCCCCCTCTTTTTGTTGGTCGTTCTCCCCTTTGCCATCGGCCTCATGACGGGAGTGACCATCGCCTTTGTCGGGGTTGCCTTTCCCATCCTCTTGCCCGTAATGCAGGGGAGGGATAACCTCCTCCTTTACCTGATGTTCGCCTATGTCAGCGGTTTTTGTGGGGTATTGCTCTCCCCCCTGCATCTGTGTCTAGTCCTCACCAAGGATTATTTTAGGGCAGAGATGAGGAAGGTCTACCGACTTCTCTTTCCACCAGTAAGTGCTGTCTGGGGGATAGGCGCCCTGATCTTCTCTTTCCATGTTGTGGGGATAGGAGGATGA
- a CDS encoding CoA pyrophosphatase: MRIKEILTHREIKRVTAEPDLTRAAVLLPLFLKDDSYHVLFTKRTDRVKHHKGEISFPGGISETSDEDLLATALRETHEEVGVKPEDVEIWGEMDEVVTMSNFIVSPFVGLIPYPYPFDTCSEEIEELILLPLGCFHKEGILAEEYRTYQDKTQLVYIYHCGRHIIWGATAKILKQFLDLISGEGLR; this comes from the coding sequence ATGAGGATCAAAGAGATCCTCACCCATCGTGAGATCAAGAGGGTGACCGCGGAGCCCGACCTCACGAGAGCGGCAGTTTTACTCCCTTTGTTCTTGAAGGATGATTCATATCACGTCCTTTTTACCAAGAGGACAGATAGGGTAAAACACCATAAGGGGGAGATCTCCTTTCCAGGGGGGATTTCCGAGACCTCCGATGAGGATCTGTTGGCCACTGCCTTGAGGGAGACCCACGAGGAAGTCGGGGTGAAGCCGGAGGACGTAGAGATATGGGGGGAGATGGATGAGGTGGTGACCATGTCCAACTTCATCGTCTCTCCCTTTGTGGGCCTCATCCCCTACCCATATCCCTTTGACACCTGTAGCGAGGAGATTGAGGAATTGATCCTTCTCCCCTTAGGATGTTTCCACAAGGAGGGGATCTTGGCCGAGGAGTACAGGACTTACCAAGACAAGACCCAGTTGGTGTACATCTACCATTGCGGCCGACATATCATCTGGGGGGCAACGGCAAAGATTTTGAAACAATTTCTAGATCTCATCTCTGGAGAGGGGCTCAGATGA